A single genomic interval of Oleidesulfovibrio alaskensis DSM 16109 harbors:
- the hydE gene encoding [FeFe] hydrogenase H-cluster radical SAM maturase HydE, giving the protein MTSRDILEMLAATGGGPVYAEARTVADRFFGRGVYVRGVVEFSNHCRKNCHYCGLRVANTGLERFRLEPEGILAAAALARELGAGTVVLQSGEDLRYDRRVIGDLVRRIRDTLDVAVTLSLGDFDRDTYAYWRDCGADRYLLKMETFDEALHARLRPGCTVADRLARVEMLQSLGYETGSGIIVGLPGMTDAILAEDIHRLSQLGLEMIAAGPFIPHPSTPLAAPVDHAIEKSLLVTAVLRLLNPGANIPATSALDALAADGRTRGLDAGANVVMPSVTPDAVRGGYSIYPGKNAAGRDVRDAVHGLFERLRNAGYTPVADKGFSRIAGACGGNADV; this is encoded by the coding sequence ATGACATCCAGAGATATTTTGGAAATGCTGGCTGCCACCGGCGGCGGCCCCGTGTACGCAGAGGCGCGCACCGTTGCTGACAGGTTTTTCGGGCGCGGCGTATATGTCCGCGGTGTTGTCGAGTTTTCAAACCATTGCAGAAAAAACTGCCATTACTGCGGACTGCGCGTTGCCAACACAGGGCTTGAACGTTTCCGGCTGGAGCCGGAAGGCATTCTGGCGGCAGCGGCATTGGCGCGCGAGCTGGGGGCGGGTACCGTGGTGCTCCAGTCGGGCGAAGACCTGCGCTACGACAGGCGGGTTATCGGCGATCTTGTCCGGCGCATCAGGGATACGCTGGATGTGGCGGTGACTCTTTCGCTGGGGGATTTTGACCGGGACACATATGCCTACTGGCGTGACTGCGGTGCGGACAGGTATCTTCTCAAAATGGAAACTTTTGATGAAGCTCTGCATGCGCGTCTGCGCCCCGGCTGTACGGTTGCTGACCGGCTTGCCCGCGTGGAGATGCTGCAGTCCTTGGGGTATGAAACGGGATCGGGCATCATCGTAGGTCTGCCGGGTATGACCGACGCCATACTGGCGGAGGATATACACAGACTTTCACAGCTCGGCCTTGAAATGATTGCCGCCGGTCCGTTCATTCCTCACCCGAGCACCCCTCTGGCTGCCCCTGTGGATCATGCCATTGAAAAAAGCCTGCTGGTGACAGCAGTTCTGCGGCTTTTGAATCCCGGGGCCAATATTCCCGCCACAAGTGCTCTGGATGCACTGGCAGCCGATGGACGCACCCGCGGGCTGGATGCCGGGGCCAACGTTGTCATGCCTTCGGTCACTCCCGACGCGGTGCGCGGCGGCTACTCCATATATCCGGGAAAAAACGCTGCAGGGCGCGATGTGCGCGATGCCGTGCACGGTCTTTTTGAACGTCTGAGAAATGCCGGGTACACCCCTGTTGCTGACAAAGGCTTCAGCCGGATTGCCGGGGCATGCGGAGGAAATGCTGATGTCTGA
- the hydG gene encoding [FeFe] hydrogenase H-cluster radical SAM maturase HydG encodes MSFDSRSLPGFIDEEKIESVIAATAKPDAVRVREILAKAREAKGLDAEETATLLQLDNEELDAELFATAKKVKQTIYGNRLVLFAPLYITNECYNRCAYCGFNATNSDLKRRTLSEDEIRAEVEVLERLGHKRLLLVYGEHPRLDADWMARTIQVVYDTVSEKSGEIRRVNINCAPQTVDGFRKLHDVGIGTYQCFQETYHKATYDKAHLGGPKKDYLWRLYAMHRAMEAGIDDVGMGPLLGLYDYRFEILALMQHAADLEKHFGVGPHTISFPRLEPALNADMAFNPPHPLTDSQFKRMVAVLRLAVPYTGLILSTRENAAMRRELLELGVSQISAGSRTYPGAYSDPSYDRPDVQQFCVGDSRSLDEVIAELVSLGYLPSWCTACYRLGRTGEHFMELAKKGFIQEFCHPNALLTFNEYLHDYASESTREAGRKLIEKEAAGCPENRRELVASRLQRIDGGERDLYI; translated from the coding sequence ATGTCTTTTGATTCCCGTTCCCTGCCAGGCTTCATAGACGAAGAAAAAATCGAATCTGTGATTGCCGCAACGGCCAAACCTGACGCTGTGCGTGTGCGCGAAATTCTCGCCAAGGCACGTGAAGCAAAGGGCCTTGATGCCGAAGAGACCGCAACCCTGCTGCAACTCGATAACGAAGAACTGGATGCGGAGCTGTTTGCCACAGCCAAAAAGGTTAAACAGACCATCTACGGTAACCGGCTTGTTCTTTTTGCTCCTCTTTATATTACCAACGAATGCTATAACCGGTGTGCCTATTGCGGATTTAACGCCACAAACAGCGATCTGAAGCGCCGGACTCTCTCGGAAGATGAAATCCGGGCCGAAGTGGAAGTGCTGGAACGTCTGGGGCATAAGCGCCTGCTGCTTGTGTACGGAGAGCACCCGCGCCTTGATGCTGACTGGATGGCACGCACCATTCAGGTGGTGTATGATACTGTTTCTGAAAAAAGCGGTGAAATCCGCCGTGTGAACATCAACTGTGCCCCGCAGACCGTGGACGGCTTCAGAAAGCTGCACGATGTGGGCATAGGTACCTACCAGTGCTTTCAGGAAACCTACCACAAGGCGACGTATGACAAGGCGCATCTGGGCGGTCCCAAAAAGGATTACCTGTGGCGGTTGTATGCCATGCACCGCGCCATGGAGGCCGGCATCGACGACGTGGGCATGGGCCCCCTGCTCGGTCTGTACGACTACCGGTTTGAGATTCTTGCACTGATGCAGCATGCCGCCGATCTGGAAAAACATTTCGGCGTAGGCCCGCATACCATCTCTTTCCCCAGGCTGGAACCGGCCCTCAATGCCGATATGGCATTCAATCCGCCGCACCCGCTCACCGATTCCCAGTTTAAACGAATGGTTGCCGTGCTCCGGCTGGCAGTGCCGTATACAGGGCTTATTCTCAGCACGCGTGAAAATGCAGCCATGCGGCGTGAACTGCTTGAGCTGGGCGTTTCGCAGATCAGTGCGGGTTCGCGCACCTATCCGGGGGCCTACAGCGACCCGAGCTACGACCGGCCCGATGTGCAGCAGTTCTGCGTAGGCGACAGCCGCAGTCTGGACGAGGTCATAGCGGAGCTTGTCTCTTTGGGATACCTGCCCTCGTGGTGCACGGCCTGTTACCGTCTGGGCCGTACCGGCGAACACTTTATGGAGCTGGCAAAAAAAGGCTTCATTCAGGAATTCTGCCATCCCAACGCGCTGCTTACTTTCAATGAATATCTGCATGACTACGCTTCTGAATCGACACGCGAAGCGGGCAGAAAGCTTATTGAAAAAGAGGCGGCAGGCTGTCCGGAAAACAGGCGCGAGCTTGTTGCTTCGCGTCTGCAGCGCATAGACGGCGGCGAGCGCGATTTGTACATCTGA
- the dsrM gene encoding sulfate reduction electron transfer complex DsrMKJOP subunit DsrM: protein MIISLLAVIALGCIAWLGAASGFQQLFGVIIPLAAVLVFLAGFVYRIMDWAKSPVPFRIPTTSGQQKSLPWIKPSPLDNPSSNAGVWGRMILEVLTFRSLFRNTEVSLEKGPRVVYYSSKWLWLFALLFHYCFLTIFIRHFRFFMEPVPFAVGGLELLDGMMQVGVPRLFMTDVIIMAAVLYLIGRRLFNDKIRYISLPNDYFPLFLILGLVGSGICMRYFTKVDIASVKVLTMGLVTLNPVVPEGIGAMFYVHLFLLSVLLMYFPFSKLMHMGGVFLSPTRNLPNNSRAVRHVNPWNPPKKYRTYEEYEDDFREPMFEAGLPLMKKPDEASKE, encoded by the coding sequence ATGATTATTTCACTCTTGGCGGTCATTGCGCTCGGGTGTATCGCCTGGCTGGGAGCCGCATCTGGCTTTCAGCAATTATTCGGGGTGATTATACCATTAGCCGCAGTGCTCGTGTTCCTGGCGGGATTCGTGTACAGAATCATGGATTGGGCAAAATCGCCCGTTCCTTTCCGCATCCCGACAACGAGTGGACAGCAGAAATCTTTGCCCTGGATCAAGCCCAGTCCTCTGGACAACCCTTCCTCCAACGCCGGAGTGTGGGGCCGCATGATCCTTGAGGTGTTGACGTTCAGATCTCTGTTCCGCAACACCGAAGTGTCTCTGGAGAAAGGCCCGCGTGTGGTCTATTACTCCTCCAAGTGGCTGTGGCTTTTTGCCCTTCTTTTCCACTACTGTTTTCTGACCATTTTCATCCGCCACTTCCGGTTCTTCATGGAACCTGTGCCCTTTGCCGTGGGCGGACTGGAACTGCTGGACGGAATGATGCAGGTTGGCGTTCCGCGCCTGTTCATGACCGATGTCATCATTATGGCTGCGGTGCTCTACCTTATCGGCCGCCGGCTGTTCAATGACAAAATCCGCTACATTTCGCTTCCCAACGACTACTTCCCCCTGTTCCTTATTCTCGGTCTGGTGGGCAGCGGTATCTGCATGCGGTACTTCACCAAGGTCGACATTGCCTCGGTAAAGGTTCTTACCATGGGTCTTGTGACGTTGAACCCCGTTGTCCCCGAAGGCATCGGCGCAATGTTCTATGTGCACCTGTTCCTGCTGAGCGTACTGCTTATGTACTTCCCTTTCAGCAAGCTGATGCACATGGGCGGCGTTTTCCTGAGTCCTACCAGGAACCTGCCCAACAACAGCCGCGCCGTGCGCCACGTGAACCCCTGGAACCCGCCCAAGAAGTACCGCACTTACGAAGAGTACGAGGACGATTTCAGGGAACCCATGTTTGAAGCGGGCCTCCCTCTCATGAAGAAACCTGACGAAGCTTCCAAGGAGTAA
- the dsrO gene encoding sulfate reduction electron transfer complex DsrMKJOP subunit DsrO, producing the protein MFDRRRFLKIAGLSALGLGAGSAIGVAEALAAPKKDPYSANAHALHAGRWAMVIDTRKFETPEDFQKLITACHKQHNVPDIPNDQHIMWLWTDKYEHTFPEQANNHLSDEVKERDFLLLCNHCENPPCVRVCPTKATYKRPDGIVAMDYHRCIGCRFCMAGCPYGARSFNYGNPREYLKDITNPAFPTRMRGVVEKCNFCVERLAQGLMPSCVEASEGAIVFGDLNDPDSEVRQVLAENFTIRRKPSLGTQPGVYYII; encoded by the coding sequence ATGTTCGACAGAAGAAGATTCCTCAAGATTGCTGGTCTGTCGGCCCTCGGTCTTGGCGCTGGTTCCGCGATTGGAGTGGCAGAAGCGCTGGCTGCGCCTAAAAAGGATCCTTACAGCGCCAATGCCCATGCGCTGCATGCCGGTCGCTGGGCCATGGTTATCGATACCCGCAAGTTCGAGACTCCCGAAGACTTCCAGAAGCTCATCACGGCCTGCCACAAGCAGCACAATGTGCCCGACATTCCCAATGATCAGCACATTATGTGGCTGTGGACGGACAAGTACGAGCACACCTTCCCCGAACAGGCCAACAACCATCTGTCCGATGAAGTGAAGGAGCGGGACTTTCTGCTGCTGTGCAACCACTGCGAAAACCCGCCGTGCGTCCGTGTGTGCCCCACAAAGGCCACTTACAAACGCCCCGACGGCATTGTTGCCATGGACTACCACCGCTGCATCGGCTGCCGGTTCTGCATGGCAGGCTGCCCCTACGGCGCGCGTAGCTTCAACTACGGCAACCCCAGAGAATACCTGAAGGATATCACCAACCCCGCATTCCCCACACGTATGCGCGGCGTTGTTGAAAAATGCAACTTCTGCGTCGAACGTCTGGCTCAGGGGCTGATGCCCTCCTGCGTTGAAGCGTCTGAAGGTGCCATTGTCTTTGGCGATCTGAACGATCCGGATTCCGAAGTGCGTCAGGTTCTGGCCGAAAACTTCACCATCCGCCGTAAACCATCTCTGGGCACGCAGCCCGGTGTATACTACATCATCTAA
- the dsrP gene encoding sulfate reduction electron transfer complex DsrMKJOP subunit DsrP: MIEKALKGSPGYYIWLAFLGSLIGLGLFTYTFQMKHGLAITGMSRDVSWGFYIAQFTYLVGVAASAVMLVLPAYFHHYKKFKKIIIFGEFMAIGAVLMCMLFIMADLGQPQRALNVMLHPTPNSVMFYDMMVLVGYLILNAVIGWVTLEAERHDVEPPSWVKPLIYLSIVWAFSIHTVTAFLYAGIPGRHYWLTAIMGARFLASAFCSGPAILLLLLFTLRKFTRLTLETEAVQTLTKIITYAMCINVFFFLLEVFTAFYSGIPGHAHPIAYMFAGHNGHVDWITPWMWAGAIMAILSLVLLIPPHIRDNTRVLPFALALLVAASWIDKGLGLIIAGFTPNVFDKVTVYAPTVPELLISLGIFSVGALVVSILWKVALGVKEERGTL, from the coding sequence ATGATCGAAAAAGCGCTCAAAGGCTCTCCGGGTTATTACATCTGGCTGGCCTTCCTCGGTTCACTTATCGGCCTCGGCTTGTTTACGTACACCTTCCAGATGAAGCACGGGCTTGCCATTACCGGTATGAGCCGTGACGTTTCCTGGGGATTTTACATTGCCCAGTTCACGTATCTGGTCGGGGTGGCCGCATCCGCTGTTATGCTGGTGCTGCCTGCGTACTTCCACCACTACAAAAAATTCAAGAAGATAATCATCTTCGGTGAATTCATGGCCATCGGCGCGGTGCTGATGTGCATGCTGTTCATCATGGCCGACCTCGGCCAGCCGCAGCGTGCTCTCAACGTGATGCTGCACCCCACGCCTAACTCCGTCATGTTCTATGACATGATGGTTCTTGTGGGCTACCTCATCCTCAATGCCGTCATTGGCTGGGTGACTCTGGAAGCCGAACGTCACGACGTGGAACCGCCTTCGTGGGTGAAACCGCTGATTTACCTGTCCATTGTCTGGGCTTTCAGCATTCACACCGTTACGGCTTTCCTGTACGCCGGTATCCCCGGCCGCCATTACTGGCTTACCGCCATCATGGGGGCCCGCTTCCTGGCTTCGGCGTTCTGCTCCGGTCCGGCAATACTGCTGCTTCTGCTGTTCACACTGCGCAAGTTCACCAGACTGACTCTGGAGACGGAAGCCGTGCAGACCCTGACGAAGATCATCACGTACGCCATGTGCATCAACGTGTTCTTCTTCCTGCTGGAAGTCTTCACCGCGTTCTACAGCGGCATTCCCGGTCACGCACATCCCATCGCCTACATGTTTGCCGGTCACAACGGCCATGTGGACTGGATCACCCCGTGGATGTGGGCAGGCGCCATCATGGCTATCCTGTCTCTTGTGCTGCTCATTCCGCCGCACATCCGCGACAATACCCGCGTGCTGCCTTTTGCGCTGGCTCTGCTGGTTGCCGCAAGCTGGATTGACAAGGGGCTCGGCCTGATCATCGCCGGTTTTACCCCCAACGTCTTTGACAAGGTGACAGTATACGCACCGACAGTTCCCGAGCTGCTCATTTCGCTGGGCATCTTCTCTGTGGGAGCTCTGGTGGTATCCATCCTGTGGAAAGTTGCGCTGGGCGTGAAGGAGGAACGGGGCACACTGTAG
- a CDS encoding RsbRD N-terminal domain-containing protein, with the protein MTIYDLLKANRETLVGQWIAQIQETYPIDTVGFLRSRKDQFHNPVGDKTEKAVAALFDMLAEDGIDPEKAAQPLDDIIRIRAIQSFTPEQAVAVIYFLKTIVRNALGAQIAEHRLYPQLLALESQIDTMVLISFGIYAKCREKLHIMRAEEYKRRYAQLIRRAERILDTPAGEPDI; encoded by the coding sequence ATGACTATCTACGATTTGCTGAAAGCGAACAGAGAAACACTGGTCGGCCAATGGATTGCGCAGATACAGGAAACGTATCCCATAGATACTGTTGGCTTTTTGCGCAGCCGTAAAGACCAGTTTCACAACCCCGTAGGTGACAAGACCGAAAAAGCAGTCGCCGCCCTTTTCGATATGCTGGCAGAAGACGGCATAGATCCGGAAAAAGCGGCACAACCTCTGGATGATATCATCCGCATACGCGCCATCCAGAGCTTTACTCCCGAACAGGCCGTCGCCGTCATTTACTTTTTAAAAACCATCGTGCGCAATGCGCTTGGTGCACAGATTGCGGAACACCGGCTTTATCCGCAGCTGCTCGCACTGGAAAGCCAGATAGACACCATGGTGCTCATTTCCTTTGGCATATACGCCAAGTGCCGTGAAAAACTGCACATAATGCGTGCCGAAGAGTACAAGCGTCGCTACGCACAGCTCATACGCAGAGCTGAACGTATATTGGATACGCCGGCAGGGGAACCGGACATATAA
- the dsrJ gene encoding sulfate reduction electron transfer complex DsrMKJOP subunit DsrJ: protein MYNSKYIIPGLLIFVGLVTFPFWVNLVSAEYKRPELALPADQKECIEPVEYMRTEHMNLLDTWRDEALREGKRTYTASNGKVWETSLQNTCMQCHTNKAEFCDKCHETNSVDPYCWDCHVAPRGNQ, encoded by the coding sequence ATGTATAACAGCAAATACATCATCCCCGGACTGCTCATCTTCGTGGGTCTGGTGACCTTCCCCTTCTGGGTGAATCTGGTTTCCGCCGAATACAAGCGTCCTGAACTGGCTCTGCCCGCAGACCAGAAAGAATGCATCGAGCCTGTGGAATACATGCGCACCGAGCACATGAACCTGCTTGATACATGGCGCGACGAAGCGCTGCGCGAAGGCAAACGCACTTACACCGCATCCAACGGCAAAGTGTGGGAAACAAGCCTGCAGAATACCTGCATGCAGTGCCACACCAACAAGGCCGAATTCTGCGATAAGTGTCACGAAACCAACAGTGTCGATCCCTACTGCTGGGATTGCCACGTAGCCCCCAGGGGGAACCAGTAA
- a CDS encoding iron hydrogenase small subunit — MSRLGTVSRRGFIKLAGFAAGYAVFGFNMARQACAATLEFIGIRQKSVYATDRNVYAIRKSQDNPMVQKLYAKDGFLHDGPCGHKSHELLHTHYVDRSAALEALRAKGVKLSL; from the coding sequence ATGAGCAGATTAGGTACGGTATCCCGTCGCGGATTTATCAAGCTCGCCGGCTTTGCGGCCGGTTATGCCGTTTTCGGCTTTAATATGGCACGGCAGGCATGCGCCGCCACGCTGGAATTCATCGGAATCCGGCAGAAATCCGTCTATGCGACGGACCGCAATGTCTACGCCATCCGTAAATCGCAGGACAACCCCATGGTGCAGAAACTGTATGCCAAAGACGGTTTTTTGCATGATGGCCCCTGCGGTCATAAATCGCACGAACTGCTGCATACCCACTATGTGGACAGAAGTGCAGCTCTTGAGGCTCTGCGCGCCAAAGGCGTGAAGCTGAGCCTGTAA
- the dsrK gene encoding sulfate reduction electron transfer complex DsrMKJOP subunit DsrK, which produces MPKVPTPEELVKVDYSMPAGSWMDTKPEFVDGSFCYPAKAEIMEGLGMPNPHTWNPAEEDWGLPENWEEIIYNAMQERLEKYRSFKVFMDICVRCGACADKCHFFIGTGDPKNMPVLRAELLRSVYRRDFTTAGKILGKLAGARKLDKDVIKEWFYYFYQCTECRRCSVYCPYGIDTAEITMMARELLHELGLGINWIMEPVSNCNRTGNHLGIQPHAFKEIVEFLCDDIEDITGIRINPPFNEPGHEVLFITPSGDVFADPGIYTFMGYLMLFHEIGLDYTLSTYASEGGNFGLFTSADMMKKLNAKMYAEAERLGSKWILGGECGHMWRVINQYMGTMNGSTPSCMETPVNPITGTVFHNAADTKMVHITEFTADLIKHNKLRLDPSRNDHLRVTFHDSCNPARAMGLFEEPREVIKAVCNNYFEMPEGTTREQTFCCGAGSGLNTDEIMELRMRGALPRGNALRYVQQKHDVNAMACICAIDRATLIPLADYWAPGVSIYGTHELVANALVMKGEQKRTVDLRQEDLPGMEDE; this is translated from the coding sequence ATGCCTAAGGTGCCAACCCCTGAAGAACTGGTCAAAGTAGATTACAGCATGCCTGCAGGCTCTTGGATGGACACCAAACCGGAGTTCGTCGACGGCAGCTTCTGCTACCCTGCCAAAGCTGAAATCATGGAAGGGCTGGGCATGCCCAACCCGCACACGTGGAACCCCGCCGAAGAAGACTGGGGCCTGCCCGAAAACTGGGAAGAGATTATCTATAACGCCATGCAGGAGCGGCTGGAAAAATACCGTTCCTTCAAGGTCTTCATGGATATCTGCGTGCGCTGCGGCGCATGCGCCGACAAGTGTCACTTTTTCATCGGCACCGGCGACCCCAAAAACATGCCCGTGCTGCGCGCCGAACTGCTGCGCTCGGTCTACCGCCGCGATTTCACCACCGCCGGTAAAATTCTGGGCAAGCTGGCAGGTGCCAGAAAGCTTGATAAAGACGTGATCAAGGAGTGGTTCTACTACTTCTATCAGTGCACTGAATGCCGCCGTTGCTCGGTATACTGCCCCTACGGCATCGACACCGCCGAAATAACCATGATGGCGCGTGAGCTGCTGCATGAACTCGGCCTCGGCATCAACTGGATCATGGAGCCGGTGTCCAACTGTAACCGCACAGGCAACCACCTCGGCATCCAGCCGCATGCCTTCAAGGAAATCGTGGAATTCCTGTGTGACGACATCGAAGACATCACAGGCATCCGCATCAATCCCCCGTTCAACGAACCGGGCCACGAAGTGCTGTTCATCACCCCCTCCGGCGACGTTTTCGCCGATCCGGGTATTTACACCTTCATGGGATATCTGATGCTCTTCCACGAGATAGGGCTGGACTATACCCTGTCCACCTACGCATCAGAAGGCGGCAACTTCGGTCTGTTCACGTCAGCTGACATGATGAAAAAGCTGAACGCCAAAATGTACGCCGAAGCCGAGCGTCTGGGTTCCAAATGGATTCTGGGCGGCGAATGCGGTCACATGTGGCGCGTGATCAACCAGTACATGGGCACCATGAACGGTTCCACGCCCTCCTGCATGGAAACTCCCGTCAACCCCATCACCGGCACCGTGTTCCATAACGCAGCCGATACAAAGATGGTGCACATCACCGAGTTTACTGCAGACCTGATAAAGCACAACAAGCTGCGTCTTGACCCCAGCCGTAACGACCACCTGCGCGTCACGTTCCACGACTCGTGCAACCCTGCACGTGCCATGGGTCTTTTTGAAGAACCGCGCGAAGTCATCAAAGCGGTGTGCAACAACTACTTTGAAATGCCCGAAGGAACCACCCGCGAGCAGACCTTCTGCTGCGGTGCCGGCTCCGGTCTGAATACGGATGAAATAATGGAACTGCGCATGCGCGGCGCACTGCCCCGCGGCAATGCCCTGCGGTATGTGCAGCAGAAGCATGACGTAAACGCCATGGCCTGCATCTGCGCCATCGACCGTGCCACCCTGATTCCCCTGGCCGACTACTGGGCTCCGGGCGTTTCCATATACGGCACGCACGAACTGGTGGCCAACGCACTGGTCATGAAGGGCGAACAGAAGCGTACCGTTGACCTGAGGCAGGAAGATCTGCCGGGCATGGAGGATGAATAA
- a CDS encoding TM1266 family iron-only hydrogenase system putative regulator — MNNATTRKRMGVVSIIISDRKRDATAVNEILTTHGELILARMGLPCPERGLAVIALIVEASTDEIGSLTGRLGRLESVTVKASLV; from the coding sequence ATGAACAACGCTACGACCCGCAAAAGAATGGGGGTTGTCAGCATTATCATCAGCGACAGAAAGCGCGATGCCACTGCTGTAAATGAGATACTAACAACCCACGGAGAGCTGATTCTGGCCCGCATGGGGTTGCCGTGTCCCGAGCGGGGGCTTGCCGTCATTGCCCTGATCGTCGAAGCCTCCACGGACGAGATAGGTTCGTTGACGGGCAGGCTGGGACGGCTGGAAAGTGTAACGGTGAAAGCGTCTCTAGTCTGA
- the hydF gene encoding [FeFe] hydrogenase H-cluster maturation GTPase HydF, whose product MSDKAPRGERLVITLVGRRNAGKSSLINALAGQQIAIVSDVPGTTTDPVAKPYELLPLGPVTFYDTAGLDDSGELGEMRVRSARKVLARTDVALLVVSEAGMEEAEKRMLADLQAMEISALVVFNKQDIADVRPEDARFCHEAGVRHVQVSSVAQKGISELKSAIVEMVPEELKADPVLVSDLISEGDTVLCVVPIDLAAPKGRLILPQVQVLRDVLDADAMGMVVKERELEAALDKLVSPPALVITDSQVVLKVAGDVDDDIPMTTFSTLFARYKGDLELLVRGARAIDSLRDGDTVLMCEACSHHAVADDIGRVKIPRWITQYTGRELSFEMYAGHDFPEDLERYALAVHCGGCMTNRAEMMRRIRECTRRGVPVTNYGVAISKVQGVLERVIAPFGL is encoded by the coding sequence ATGTCTGATAAAGCGCCACGCGGCGAACGGCTGGTGATTACTCTTGTGGGACGGCGTAATGCCGGTAAGTCTTCGCTTATCAACGCCCTTGCCGGTCAGCAGATAGCCATAGTTTCCGATGTTCCCGGCACAACGACGGATCCGGTGGCAAAGCCCTATGAGCTGCTGCCGCTGGGACCGGTTACTTTTTATGACACGGCCGGGCTGGACGATTCCGGTGAGCTGGGCGAAATGCGGGTCCGTTCGGCCAGAAAGGTGCTGGCCCGTACGGATGTCGCGCTGCTGGTTGTCAGTGAAGCCGGTATGGAAGAGGCGGAAAAGCGGATGCTGGCCGATCTGCAGGCAATGGAAATTTCCGCGCTGGTTGTTTTTAACAAACAGGATATAGCAGATGTGCGGCCCGAAGATGCTCGTTTTTGCCACGAGGCAGGAGTCCGCCATGTGCAGGTTTCTTCCGTGGCGCAAAAGGGTATCAGCGAGCTGAAGTCGGCCATTGTCGAAATGGTGCCCGAAGAGCTGAAAGCGGATCCTGTGCTTGTTTCCGATCTTATTTCCGAAGGTGATACAGTTCTTTGTGTAGTCCCCATTGATCTGGCTGCCCCGAAGGGGCGTCTGATCCTGCCGCAGGTGCAGGTGCTGCGCGATGTTCTGGACGCGGACGCCATGGGGATGGTGGTGAAGGAGCGCGAACTGGAAGCTGCTCTGGACAAGCTTGTATCGCCGCCGGCGCTGGTGATCACTGATTCGCAGGTGGTGCTCAAAGTGGCCGGTGACGTTGACGATGACATTCCCATGACCACTTTTTCCACATTGTTTGCCCGCTATAAGGGTGACCTTGAGCTGCTTGTCCGAGGTGCCCGCGCCATCGACTCCCTGCGCGACGGCGACACAGTGCTGATGTGCGAAGCCTGTTCGCACCATGCCGTTGCCGATGATATCGGCAGGGTGAAGATACCCCGCTGGATCACACAGTACACCGGCAGAGAGCTTTCATTCGAAATGTATGCGGGGCATGATTTCCCCGAAGATCTTGAAAGATACGCACTGGCTGTGCACTGCGGCGGCTGCATGACCAACCGCGCCGAAATGATGCGGCGCATACGCGAATGTACACGCAGAGGGGTGCCCGTCACAAATTACGGCGTGGCCATTTCAAAGGTGCAGGGCGTTCTGGAGCGGGTCATCGCTCCTTTCGGGTTGTAA